Proteins encoded within one genomic window of Humulus lupulus chromosome 1, drHumLupu1.1, whole genome shotgun sequence:
- the LOC133789177 gene encoding uncharacterized protein LOC133789177, giving the protein MAVASNKSPSPISGRANPNARSSEIGNSMRRSFTGNPFSKPSIVPNPRGLNPNTPANSPSDYPRRSSVSRENITTLRDNDDKENAKVAARVRSPMAASKGTKNFMSPTISAASKFTPSPRKKVLEERNEPVRASLSFSEVKLADSEHKKESFSQSETVTDPLSFKKESGSIPKKVTFKEPLQCFDNVVIEEADLVNLDPTFKISPPAPPHPGSSSSIPIIAPLDSDPLAPPYDPKTNYLSPRPRFLRFKPNPRVELFLNNLTSEGKSLEDSFSDTDITTEEEILSDYSQKDLDDVSSNEAAKEEEEEAKEELIVSEPSPIDAKEEAETEEELNVSDPSPIDIPTLEEEEETVEAKGISTKPHSIWRSKLTSLLIVLSFFCLAISVSISPVTDETVFDSSTLLKQYDHGEVMAFAKARFDGLAQNFGVWYAHTVSVFFELFSNLRGAHKLGPLQYYNLTSLVEDARGDSYEMNVFASRGRDIVTSEENVELETEAVDSIFEAPEMNIYAEYVEQVSLEADEAPPVDAHEVHQASQVEVVVEPENSAREQLSQEVQPQLSEAQDESDTSFVAESEIEPVSEDFGNESPEIVDASSPEDAKSMEEPVNENEYDLPRVNEIPETVDASFQDAKSLEVTVDGNKYDLSTVNVLGMALCAVLALIASTVFMLVKKGNNNNSIPNVVPQYVTKKVDSTPILPERLENSFEVRHSSWTYSGESCSSEMSSFQNYERRKPSTNNNHRRESMASSSMEDSSMGSPSYGSFTTYEKIPIKSGHIDELITPVRRSSRLRSQVTSP; this is encoded by the exons ATGGCGGTGGCTTCGAACAAGTCTCCTTCGCCAATCTCTGGCAGAGCAAACCCAAATGCAAGAAGTTCAGAAATCGGAAATTCCATGAGAAGAAGCTTCACAGGGAATCCATTTAGCAAACCCTCCATTGTTCCCAATCCCAGAGGTCTCAACCCCAATACTCCTGCTAATAGTCCTTCAG ACTATCCTCGAAGAAGCTCCGTGAGCAGGGAGAATATAACTACTCTCCGCGATAACGATGATAAAGAAAACGCCAAAGTGGCGGCTAGAGTTCGATCTCCAATGGCGGCTTCAAAGGGCACGAAAAACTTCATGTCACCAACGATTTCAGCAGCTTCAAAGTTCACGCCTTCTCCCAGGAAGAAGGTTCTGGAAGAGAGAAACGAGCCAGTTCGGGCTTCTCTTTCGTTTTCTGAAGTAAAACTTGCAGATTCAGAGCACAAGAAAGAAAGCTTTTCGCAAAGCGAAACAGTCACCGATCCTCTAAGTTTCAAGAAAGAATCGGGTTCGATACCAAAGAAGGTAACTTTTAAGGAACCCCTTCAGTGTTTTGACAATGTGGTTATTGAAGAGGCTGACCTTGTTAACCTTGACCCTACTTTTAAGATTAGCCCCCCTGCTCCTCCTCATCCTGGTTCATCTTCTTCAATTCCCATCATAGCTCCTTTAGATTCAGACCCTTTGGCGCCTCCTTATGATCCTAAAACCAACTATCTTTCTCCAAGGCCTCGCTTTCTTCGTTTCAAGCCCAACCCTCGAGTAGAACTCTTTCTTAACAACTTGACAAGTGAAGGGAAGTCACTCGAGGACAGCTTTTCTGACACTGATATCACTACTGAAGAGGAAATCCTGTCTGACTATTCTCAGAAAGATTTGGATGATGTTTCTTCCAATGAAGCagccaaagaagaagaagaagaagcaaaaGAAGAGCTCATTGTTTCTGAGCCAAGTCCTATTGATGCTAAAGAAGAAGCAGAAACAGAAGAAGAGCTCAATGTTTCTGATCCAAGTCCTATTGATATTCCTACtttggaggaggaagaggagacTGTTGAAGCGAAAGGGATATCTACTAAGCCACACTCAATTTGGAGATCAAAGTTGACTTCTTTGCTTATTGTTTTGTCGTTTTTTTGTCTAGCTATCTCAGTTTCCATCTCACCTGTCACTGATGAAACTGTGTTTGATAGCTCAACCCTATTGAAGCAGTATGATCATGGTGAAGTGATGGCATTTGCAAAAGCAAGGTTTGATGGGTTAGCTCAAAATTTTGGTGTTTGGTATGCACACACTGTGTCTGTCTTTTTTGAGTTGTTCTCCAATCTTAGAGGAGCGCACAAACTAGGCCCTTTACAGTACTACAACTTGACTTCTCTAGTTGAGGATGCAAGAGGTGATAGCTATGAAATGAATGTGTTTGCCTCAAGAGGGAGAGATATTGTAACTTCTGAAGAGAATGTTGAGCTAGAAACTGAAGCTGTTGATAGCATTTTTGAGGCCCCAGAAATGAATATTTATGCTGAATATGTAGAACAAGTGTCTCTAGAGGCTGACGAAGCACCACCTGTTGATGCTCATGAAGTGCACCAGGCTTCACAAGTTGAGGTGGTGGTTGAACCAGAAAATTCAGCAAGAGAGCAGCTAAGCCAAGAAGTCCAACCTCAACTTTCTGAAGCTCAAGATGAAAGTGATACAAGTTTTGTTGCTGAGTCTGAGATTGAGCCTGTCTCAGAAGACTTTGGAAATGAAAGCCCAGAAATTGTTGATGCTTCTTCACCAGAAGATGCGAAGAGCATGGAAGAACCAGTCAATGAGAATGAATACGATCTCCCCAGAGTGAATGAAATCCCAGAAACTGTTGATGCTTCATTCCAAGATGCAAAAAGTTTAGAAGTAACAGTGGATGGGAATAAATATGATCTCTCCACTGTGAATGTGCTAGGAATGGCCTTGTGTGCTGTCTTGGCTCTTATTGCATCCACAGTCTTCATGTTAGTCAAGAAAGGGAATAATAATAACTCAATTCCCAATGTAGTTCCGCAATATGTGACTAAGAAAGTGGATTCAACTCCTATTCTGCCAGAGAGGCTAGAGAACTCTTTTGAGGTGAGACACTCTTCCTGGACCTATTCTGGAGAGTCTTGTTCCTCTGAAATGAGCAGCTTTCAGAACTATGAAAGGAGAAAACCATCAACGAACAACAACCATAGGAGAGAATCTATGGCTTCTTCATCAATGGAAGATTCCTCAATGGGTTCACCCTCGTATGGGAGTTTCACCACCTATGAGAAGATTCCCATCAAAAGT GGTCATATTGATGAGTTAATTACACCAGTGAGGCGCTCGAGCAGACTCAGAAGCCAAGTCACTTCACCGTGA